One genomic window of Luteitalea pratensis includes the following:
- a CDS encoding sulfatase gives MGDAGRLAGRHHEYDCLLTASAVIGLEVGDWGTRGSTGTESLADTRASEHATCIGAAPGLTMFRPILISTIAWAACALVGAGSAFAQPSARRPNVLLIMADDLSDDIGTFGHPQVRTPNLDRLAARGVRFTRAYAQFPLCSPSRVSMLSGLRPDTTGVHDLQTDFRTIHPDLVTLPQMFRRAGYVSARVGKIYHYGNPGQIGTPGLDDPASWDHTVNPRGIDKDEEPMLTNFTPQRQGFGSALAYYASPAPDEAHTDGKVASETIALLEQHRDRPFFLAAGFYRPHCPFIAPAKYFSLYPLEDVRLPPPIPRPADVPSPAWFTNPPHWGLDQQQQRLTLRAYYASISFLDANVGRVLDALERLGLADNTIVVFVSDHGYHLGDRGQWMKQTLFERSTRAPLIIAGPGVAARGAASPRIVEFLDIYPTLAALARLTPPAGLHGRSLGPLLADPQAPWDHPAVSQVRRGAVPQTFMGYTIRTGRWRYTEWDGGARGTELYDAEADPDELRNLAADPAHRATVTDLQRRLRQMIADGVRRH, from the coding sequence ATGGGTGATGCCGGGCGCCTCGCGGGGCGCCATCACGAGTACGACTGCCTTCTCACCGCGTCGGCGGTCATCGGTCTCGAGGTTGGTGACTGGGGAACTCGCGGCTCGACAGGGACAGAGTCGCTGGCCGATACTCGCGCCAGCGAGCACGCCACCTGCATCGGCGCTGCGCCAGGACTCACCATGTTCCGTCCCATCCTGATTTCCACCATTGCGTGGGCCGCATGCGCGCTCGTCGGCGCGGGCTCGGCGTTCGCGCAACCCTCCGCCCGCCGCCCGAATGTCCTGCTGATCATGGCCGACGACCTCAGCGACGACATCGGCACGTTCGGCCATCCGCAGGTCAGGACGCCGAACCTCGATCGATTGGCGGCGCGCGGTGTCCGCTTCACACGGGCCTACGCTCAGTTCCCGCTCTGTAGCCCGAGTCGCGTGTCGATGTTGTCGGGGCTGCGCCCGGACACGACAGGCGTCCACGATCTGCAGACCGACTTCCGCACCATCCACCCCGACCTCGTCACGTTGCCGCAGATGTTCAGGCGGGCCGGGTACGTGTCGGCGCGTGTCGGGAAGATCTATCACTACGGCAATCCCGGGCAGATAGGAACGCCGGGGCTCGACGATCCGGCCTCGTGGGATCACACGGTGAACCCCCGCGGCATCGACAAGGACGAGGAGCCGATGCTGACCAACTTCACGCCGCAGCGCCAGGGCTTCGGCAGCGCGTTGGCCTACTACGCATCGCCTGCGCCAGACGAGGCGCACACCGACGGCAAGGTGGCCAGTGAGACGATCGCCTTGCTCGAGCAGCATCGCGACCGGCCGTTCTTCCTCGCGGCCGGCTTCTATCGCCCGCACTGCCCGTTCATCGCCCCCGCGAAGTACTTCAGCCTCTATCCGCTCGAGGACGTGCGCCTGCCGCCGCCGATCCCACGCCCGGCCGACGTGCCGAGCCCGGCATGGTTCACCAACCCTCCGCACTGGGGCCTCGACCAACAGCAGCAGCGGCTGACCCTGCGCGCGTACTACGCGTCGATCTCGTTCCTCGACGCCAACGTCGGCCGCGTGCTCGATGCCCTCGAGCGTCTCGGCCTCGCCGACAACACCATCGTCGTGTTCGTGAGCGACCACGGATATCACCTGGGCGACCGGGGGCAGTGGATGAAACAGACGCTGTTCGAGCGCTCTACTCGTGCGCCGCTGATAATCGCGGGTCCTGGTGTCGCGGCACGTGGTGCAGCGAGCCCGCGGATCGTCGAGTTCCTCGACATCTACCCGACACTCGCGGCGCTTGCGAGGCTCACCCCACCCGCCGGCCTGCACGGTCGCTCGCTGGGGCCGCTCCTCGCGGATCCGCAGGCACCCTGGGACCATCCGGCGGTGTCACAGGTCCGCCGCGGCGCCGTGCCCCAGACGTTCATGGGATACACCATCCGCACCGGCCGATGGCGATACACCGAGTGGGATGGCGGCGCTCGAGGGACGGAACTCTACGACGCCGAAGCCGATCCTGATGAACTGCGCAACCTGGCCGCAGATCCGGCACATCGCGCCACGGTGACCGACCTGCAGCGCCGCCTGCGCCAGATGATTGCCGACGGCGTCCGACGGCACTGA
- a CDS encoding ABC transporter permease, whose protein sequence is MGWIRRLAATLLHSDADETFDEEARFHVEQRIEEYIRSGMPPEEARREAHRQFGSMTSARERSRDVDSLPWLGDAVQDLRYAARQLRRNPGFALAAILTLAIGIGVNTALFGVVNELLLKPLPVPAPHELVLFNWLEGRQGMRKGMDGVRTTDEATGRATSTSFSYATFRRLQESNRALTELFAFYPLQQLNVVVDGSADVVSGQYVSGNYFRGLGVGAARGRTLTDADDTPGAPPVATITYQHWSRRFNRDPNVVGKTILINKVTFVIVGVTREGFAGTLDVTQSPDFTVPFATEPLLGGERSDLTRPAFLWVNMIGRLRPGLAPEQAVADLTPVMQQAMLEEWHQALATDAGDATEDTSRTLADASALRAEPGGQGLMDSRRRYAQPLFVLMGCAALVLIIACVNVATLLLSRGAARQKEITTRLALGAARGRLVRQLCTESLLIAFVGAAAGLVLAQWGASLLAVWRPWGGSAVVESGLDWRVFGFCGAMALGTGVLFGLAPAIRVARTELFQVTRRTTGASAAPLARALVVAQVALSLVLLVAAGLFSGTLRNLRAVDKGFNADDLLLFRVQPQLNGYEPAASAMLYARMIERIKAIPGVRAATVSRHPLLAFSRRADSIAVDGVARTADASAEVNVVAPNFFDTMEIPLLLGRSFTERDPADAPAVAVVNEAFAATHLGGANPIGHRLWFGDGSSGTPMEIVGMTRDAKYTDLRSPMTPTVYVPIQQDAPGQANVAVRTVGEPLALAPAVRSAMRELDPTLPLFDVKSQAEQVEESLARETLFATFSTLLGAIAMILAAIGLYGTMAYAVVQRTAEIGLRMALGARRATVVDMVVRQALMLAVIGVAIGIPLTLGAARLAGAVLDQVLFGLDRYEPWVMGGAAAILALVAMLAAFVPARTAAHVDPLAALRHE, encoded by the coding sequence ATGGGATGGATTCGCCGGCTCGCCGCCACGCTCCTGCACTCGGACGCGGACGAGACGTTCGACGAGGAAGCCCGCTTCCACGTCGAGCAGCGCATCGAGGAATACATCCGCTCGGGCATGCCGCCGGAGGAGGCCAGGCGCGAGGCGCACCGCCAGTTCGGCAGCATGACGAGCGCTCGCGAGCGCTCGCGTGACGTGGATTCGTTGCCCTGGCTCGGCGACGCCGTCCAGGACCTGCGCTACGCCGCGAGACAACTGCGCCGCAATCCCGGGTTCGCGCTCGCCGCCATCCTGACGCTGGCGATCGGCATCGGCGTGAACACCGCCCTGTTCGGCGTCGTGAACGAACTGCTGCTCAAGCCGCTGCCGGTCCCGGCGCCCCACGAACTCGTGCTGTTCAACTGGCTCGAGGGCCGTCAGGGCATGCGCAAGGGCATGGATGGCGTCAGGACCACGGACGAGGCGACGGGCCGTGCCACGAGCACGTCCTTCTCGTATGCCACGTTCCGCCGGCTGCAAGAGTCCAACCGCGCCCTGACCGAGCTGTTCGCGTTCTATCCGCTCCAGCAGCTCAACGTCGTCGTCGACGGCAGTGCCGATGTGGTCTCCGGGCAATACGTGTCGGGCAACTACTTTCGTGGGCTCGGCGTCGGCGCAGCGCGCGGCAGGACGCTGACCGACGCCGACGACACGCCCGGCGCTCCGCCGGTGGCGACCATCACGTACCAGCACTGGAGCCGGCGCTTCAATCGCGATCCGAACGTCGTGGGAAAGACCATCCTCATCAACAAGGTCACCTTCGTCATCGTCGGCGTCACGCGTGAAGGCTTTGCCGGCACACTGGACGTGACGCAGTCGCCCGACTTCACGGTGCCGTTCGCGACTGAGCCACTGCTCGGTGGCGAGCGATCCGACCTCACGCGTCCCGCGTTTCTGTGGGTCAACATGATCGGCCGGCTCCGACCGGGCCTCGCTCCAGAACAAGCAGTGGCCGACCTGACGCCCGTGATGCAGCAGGCGATGCTCGAGGAATGGCACCAGGCGCTCGCCACAGATGCGGGCGACGCCACCGAGGACACCAGCCGGACGCTTGCCGATGCGTCGGCGTTGCGTGCAGAGCCCGGTGGCCAGGGCCTCATGGACTCGCGCCGACGCTATGCGCAACCCTTGTTCGTCCTGATGGGCTGCGCGGCGCTCGTCCTGATCATCGCGTGTGTCAACGTCGCGACCCTGCTCCTCTCGCGCGGCGCGGCCAGGCAGAAGGAGATCACGACGCGCCTGGCGCTCGGCGCCGCCCGCGGCCGACTGGTGCGCCAGTTGTGCACGGAGAGCCTGCTGATTGCGTTTGTCGGCGCCGCGGCTGGCCTGGTGCTGGCGCAATGGGGGGCCAGTCTCCTGGCCGTCTGGCGGCCCTGGGGCGGCTCGGCGGTGGTCGAGAGCGGGCTCGACTGGCGCGTCTTCGGCTTCTGCGGCGCGATGGCGTTGGGCACGGGCGTGCTGTTCGGCCTCGCACCCGCGATCCGTGTCGCGCGGACGGAACTGTTCCAGGTCACCAGGCGCACGACAGGGGCGTCGGCGGCGCCCCTTGCGCGCGCCTTGGTGGTGGCGCAGGTCGCGCTGTCGCTCGTCCTGCTGGTAGCGGCCGGCCTTTTCTCCGGGACGCTCAGGAACCTGCGCGCGGTGGACAAGGGCTTCAATGCCGACGACCTGCTGCTCTTCCGCGTCCAGCCGCAACTGAACGGTTACGAACCGGCGGCAAGCGCCATGCTCTACGCACGCATGATCGAGCGCATCAAGGCCATTCCCGGCGTGCGCGCCGCCACCGTGTCGCGGCATCCGCTGCTGGCGTTCAGCCGCCGCGCCGACAGCATCGCCGTCGATGGGGTCGCCAGGACCGCCGATGCCAGCGCCGAGGTGAACGTCGTCGCGCCGAATTTCTTCGACACGATGGAAATTCCGCTGCTGCTCGGGCGCTCGTTCACCGAGCGCGACCCCGCGGACGCGCCGGCGGTCGCCGTGGTGAACGAGGCCTTCGCCGCCACGCACCTTGGCGGCGCCAACCCGATTGGGCACCGCCTGTGGTTCGGCGATGGGTCGAGCGGCACGCCCATGGAGATCGTCGGCATGACGCGCGACGCCAAGTACACGGACTTGCGTAGCCCGATGACGCCGACGGTGTACGTACCGATCCAGCAGGACGCGCCGGGCCAGGCCAACGTCGCCGTACGCACGGTTGGCGAGCCCCTGGCGCTGGCGCCTGCGGTCCGCAGCGCGATGCGCGAGCTCGACCCGACCTTGCCGCTGTTCGACGTCAAGTCGCAGGCCGAGCAGGTCGAAGAGTCGCTCGCCCGCGAAACGCTGTTTGCCACGTTCTCGACACTGCTGGGAGCGATCGCGATGATCCTCGCGGCCATCGGCCTCTACGGCACGATGGCGTACGCAGTCGTGCAGCGCACGGCGGAGATCGGCCTGCGCATGGCGCTGGGTGCCAGGCGCGCGACCGTTGTCGACATGGTCGTGCGCCAGGCGCTGATGCTGGCCGTCATCGGTGTTGCCATCGGGATCCCGCTGACCCTGGGAGCGGCACGCCTTGCGGGAGCGGTGCTGGACCAGGTGCTCTTCGGTCTCGACCGCTACGAGCCGTGGGTCATGGGTGGCGCGGCTGCGATTCTCGCGCTGGTGGCGATGCTCGCCGCGTTCGTGCCGGCGCGGACGGCAGCCCACGTCGATCCGCTCGCCGCGCTTCGGCACGAGTAG
- a CDS encoding PadR family transcriptional regulator, translating to MRQTPPRKPDALQGTLDLLVLKTLSLGPEHGYGIAAHVQRASDDLLRMEEGSLYPALHRMEQAGWITASWQITDNNRRARVYRLARAGHKRLSDEQARWDRLADGVGRVMRFA from the coding sequence GTGAGACAGACTCCTCCAAGGAAACCCGACGCGCTGCAAGGCACGCTCGATCTCCTGGTGCTCAAGACGCTGAGCCTTGGCCCGGAGCACGGCTACGGCATCGCCGCGCACGTGCAGCGCGCCTCCGACGACCTCCTGCGCATGGAGGAAGGGTCGCTATACCCGGCGCTGCACCGCATGGAGCAGGCTGGCTGGATCACCGCGTCGTGGCAGATCACGGACAACAACCGGCGGGCGCGTGTCTACCGCCTCGCGCGTGCAGGCCACAAGCGGCTGAGTGACGAACAGGCCAGGTGGGATCGCCTGGCCGACGGCGTCGGCAGGGTCATGCGGTTCGCCTAG
- a CDS encoding PadR family transcriptional regulator, whose protein sequence is MTVDPGPGSLVQGTLHMLILKTLTLEPLHGYGIGVRLEQISDGGCRVNGGSLFPALSRLERDGLIRGEWRVTENNRRAKYYHLTPQGRAQLKRETRQWEAQTTAIARILAATPGQV, encoded by the coding sequence ATGACTGTTGATCCGGGCCCGGGAAGCCTCGTCCAGGGCACGTTGCACATGCTGATTCTGAAGACGCTGACGCTCGAACCGCTCCACGGCTACGGCATCGGCGTTCGCCTCGAACAGATCAGCGATGGCGGATGCCGCGTCAACGGGGGGTCGCTGTTCCCGGCGTTGAGTCGACTGGAGCGCGACGGCCTGATACGCGGAGAGTGGCGGGTGACCGAGAACAACCGTCGCGCGAAGTATTACCACCTCACGCCCCAGGGCCGGGCCCAACTCAAGCGCGAGACGCGACAGTGGGAAGCGCAGACCACCGCCATCGCCAGGATCCTCGCGGCAACACCGGGACAAGTGTGA
- a CDS encoding ABC transporter permease yields MAAVQRFIGGVKALLGGRRAEQDLDDEVQAYLVSSIEAKVRAGMTPEDARRAARVELGSIDAVKEQTREVGWESTVEHACRDVRYASRTLRKSPAFSAVVVLTLTLGIGANTAIFSAVNAIMLRALPADRPEELISVTALYPDGREPFSYAAYRTIAADGAHLADALAASPARREAVAFDGPPEAVDLKWVSGNYFTTLGVTTSVGRPLLASDDLQPPGVGVAVISDAFWTRRFGRDPAVVGRTVRLKGTPFVVVGVGRRGFASETPGESVDVWMPLSAQPNAPQWLWTGHSTTWLSVLARRRPGVDLVQARAGLEPVYERIRADVAAGTDSAEFRRSVLESRLGVSEASQGISRLRDNLTTPLMLLMGIVGLVLLVACANVANLMLARAVARRREIAMCLALGAGRSRLIGQGMIEALLLAGLGGIGGFLLAIWGTSALSSLLSGVLPVAIDISPDGRVLLFAGLISCGTAVLFGFMPTLAASSLDPLGVLRSGGAGGRGASRIPFGRTLVVTQIAVSLVLLVAAGLFVRSLMSLREVDLGFDPGQVVLLRVSPPADQQPVPPETRRQLYRELLERAARVPGVAGASATFSGLLSSDTWRNVIAIEGVTPPDGQTLRSVVNAVTPAYFDVLRIDLLGGRHFTDDDREEATKVVIVNDAFARRHFGGVDPVGRRVGLCRSEPCVPATTTMMEIVGVVEDAKHADLRAPAAPILYVPFAQTEQNLREIQVRTAGDESTVASTLYRALADVDPRLTIVGMTTARDRVDAALATENMVARVSSAFGLLALALAAVGLCGLVAYMTTQRTQEIGIRMALGAGRRDVRRLVLGNTVRLVALGAALGIPAALALTRLLSDLLYQVEPYDPVVLSLSLGVLACVALIAGYLPAQRAARVDPMKALRVE; encoded by the coding sequence ATGGCGGCCGTGCAGCGCTTCATTGGCGGCGTGAAAGCCCTCCTTGGCGGCAGGCGCGCCGAGCAGGACCTCGACGACGAGGTCCAGGCATACCTGGTCTCCTCCATCGAGGCGAAGGTGCGCGCGGGCATGACACCCGAAGATGCGCGTCGAGCGGCGCGCGTGGAACTGGGCAGCATCGATGCCGTGAAGGAGCAGACCCGCGAGGTCGGCTGGGAAAGCACTGTCGAACACGCTTGTCGGGACGTGCGCTATGCGTCGCGCACGCTGCGTAAGTCGCCGGCGTTTTCCGCGGTGGTCGTGCTGACGTTGACGCTGGGCATCGGCGCCAATACGGCCATCTTCAGCGCCGTCAACGCGATCATGCTGCGCGCGCTCCCCGCCGACCGGCCGGAGGAACTGATCTCCGTGACGGCGCTGTATCCAGACGGCCGAGAGCCGTTCTCTTACGCCGCCTACCGTACCATCGCGGCCGATGGGGCACATCTCGCCGACGCGCTCGCCGCGTCGCCGGCCCGCCGTGAGGCGGTCGCGTTCGACGGCCCGCCCGAGGCCGTCGATCTGAAGTGGGTGTCCGGTAACTACTTCACGACGCTTGGCGTGACCACGTCGGTCGGCCGGCCCTTGCTCGCCTCCGACGATCTGCAACCGCCTGGCGTCGGGGTGGCCGTCATCAGCGACGCGTTCTGGACGCGACGCTTCGGTCGCGACCCGGCCGTCGTCGGCCGTACCGTTCGCTTGAAAGGCACGCCCTTCGTCGTCGTCGGAGTCGGGCGCCGCGGCTTTGCCAGCGAGACTCCCGGCGAGAGCGTCGACGTGTGGATGCCGCTCTCGGCCCAGCCGAATGCGCCGCAGTGGTTGTGGACCGGGCACAGCACGACGTGGCTCAGCGTCCTTGCTCGCCGGCGCCCCGGTGTGGACCTCGTGCAGGCGCGCGCCGGGCTGGAACCCGTATACGAACGCATCCGGGCCGACGTGGCAGCGGGGACCGACAGCGCGGAGTTCAGGCGGAGCGTGCTCGAAAGCCGTCTCGGGGTATCGGAGGCAAGCCAGGGCATCTCGCGGTTACGCGACAACCTCACGACGCCGCTGATGCTCCTCATGGGCATCGTTGGACTGGTGCTGCTCGTCGCCTGCGCGAACGTCGCCAATCTCATGCTGGCCAGGGCTGTCGCACGCCGCCGTGAGATCGCCATGTGTCTCGCGCTCGGTGCAGGCCGGTCGCGGCTCATCGGCCAGGGCATGATCGAGGCCCTGCTGCTTGCGGGGCTCGGAGGGATTGGTGGGTTCCTGCTGGCAATCTGGGGGACGTCAGCCCTGTCGTCGCTGCTGTCCGGGGTCCTGCCCGTCGCGATCGACATCAGTCCCGACGGACGCGTCCTGCTGTTTGCGGGGCTGATCTCGTGCGGCACAGCCGTGCTGTTCGGCTTCATGCCGACACTGGCTGCGAGCAGTCTCGACCCGCTTGGCGTCCTCAGGAGCGGAGGAGCCGGCGGCCGCGGGGCCTCCCGCATTCCTTTCGGCCGTACACTCGTCGTGACGCAGATCGCGGTCTCGCTGGTGCTCCTGGTGGCGGCGGGCTTGTTCGTGCGCAGCCTGATGTCGCTGAGGGAGGTGGACCTTGGTTTCGATCCCGGGCAGGTCGTGCTGTTGCGCGTGAGCCCGCCGGCTGACCAGCAACCGGTTCCTCCCGAGACGAGGCGGCAGCTGTATCGGGAACTGCTGGAACGTGCGGCCCGCGTGCCTGGCGTGGCCGGCGCGAGCGCGACGTTCTCTGGCCTGCTGTCCTCAGACACGTGGCGCAACGTCATCGCCATCGAGGGCGTCACGCCACCTGACGGGCAGACGCTGCGATCGGTCGTCAACGCGGTCACGCCGGCCTACTTCGACGTCCTGCGGATCGATCTGCTCGGCGGGCGCCACTTCACGGACGACGATCGCGAGGAAGCGACGAAGGTCGTCATCGTCAACGACGCGTTCGCCCGTCGCCATTTCGGCGGCGTGGATCCGGTTGGCCGGCGTGTCGGCCTTTGCCGCAGCGAACCGTGCGTGCCCGCGACCACGACCATGATGGAGATCGTCGGCGTGGTGGAAGACGCGAAGCATGCCGATCTGCGCGCGCCCGCGGCGCCGATTCTGTACGTGCCCTTCGCGCAGACCGAGCAGAACCTCCGCGAGATCCAGGTTCGGACGGCGGGTGACGAGTCGACGGTGGCGTCGACCCTCTACCGCGCACTTGCCGACGTGGATCCCAGGCTGACGATCGTGGGGATGACGACCGCACGTGACCGTGTCGATGCCGCGCTCGCGACCGAGAACATGGTGGCCAGGGTCTCGTCCGCCTTCGGACTGCTGGCGCTGGCGCTCGCCGCGGTCGGCCTGTGCGGTCTGGTCGCCTACATGACGACGCAACGCACCCAGGAGATTGGCATTCGCATGGCACTGGGTGCGGGCCGACGGGACGTTCGCCGGCTGGTGCTAGGCAACACCGTTCGTCTCGTGGCGCTCGGAGCCGCGCTTGGCATCCCGGCGGCATTGGCACTGACTCGACTGCTGTCGGACCTGTTGTATCAGGTGGAGCCCTACGATCCCGTGGTCCTGTCTCTCAGCCTCGGCGTGCTGGCCTGTGTGGCACTGATCGCGGGCTACCTGCCGGCACAGCGCGCGGCCAGGGTCGATCCGATGAAGGCACTGCGGGTCGAGTAG